A genomic region of Elaeis guineensis isolate ETL-2024a chromosome 9, EG11, whole genome shotgun sequence contains the following coding sequences:
- the LOC105036283 gene encoding uncharacterized protein isoform X3 — protein MKRCQIPAFGNWDYCDELPITQYFESARQAGLIRGHYFAEDGDLFKVPVPVKPTQHHYHHHHKKLRKGAGETLRNGKEQQRKQGRVYDVGGQSPRKPRAPKAVDEDLYKIPPELLYQKPRRDAPEFVVRVLGTRLHRLRME, from the exons ATGAAGAGGTGCCAGATACCGGCGTTTGGGAACTGGGACTACTGCGACGAGCTCCCCATTACCCAGTATTTCGAGTCAGCAAGGCAGGCCGGTTTGATCCGTGGCCATTACTTTGCAGAGGATGGTGATCTATTCAAGGTGCCAGTGCCTGTGAAGCCAACTCAACATCACTACCACCACCACCACAAAAAG CTGAGGAAGGGGGCAGGAGAGACGCTGCGGAATGGGAAGGAGCAGCAGAGGAAGCAGGGGAGGGTGTATGATGTGGGCGGTCAGAGCCCAAGAAAGCCAAGAGCTCCCAAGGCGGTGGATGAAGACTTGTACAAGATCCCACCGGAGCTCCTCTACCAAAAGCCTAGGAGG GATGCTCCGGAGTTTGTGGTCAGGGTGCTTGGGACTCGACTGCATCGCCTGAGAATGGAGTGA
- the LOC105036283 gene encoding uncharacterized protein isoform X2: MEDMKRCQIPAFGNWDYCDELPITQYFESARQAGLIRGHYFAEDGDLFKVPVPVKPTQHHYHHHHKKLRKGAGETLRNGKEQQRKQGRVYDVGGQSPRKPRAPKAVDEDLYKIPPELLYQKPRRNRMLRSLWSGCLGLDCIA, from the exons ATGGAG GACATGAAGAGGTGCCAGATACCGGCGTTTGGGAACTGGGACTACTGCGACGAGCTCCCCATTACCCAGTATTTCGAGTCAGCAAGGCAGGCCGGTTTGATCCGTGGCCATTACTTTGCAGAGGATGGTGATCTATTCAAGGTGCCAGTGCCTGTGAAGCCAACTCAACATCACTACCACCACCACCACAAAAAG CTGAGGAAGGGGGCAGGAGAGACGCTGCGGAATGGGAAGGAGCAGCAGAGGAAGCAGGGGAGGGTGTATGATGTGGGCGGTCAGAGCCCAAGAAAGCCAAGAGCTCCCAAGGCGGTGGATGAAGACTTGTACAAGATCCCACCGGAGCTCCTCTACCAAAAGCCTAGGAGG AACAGGATGCTCCGGAGTTTGTGGTCAGGGTGCTTGGGACTCGACTGCATCGCCTGA
- the LOC105036283 gene encoding uncharacterized protein isoform X1, giving the protein MEDMKRCQIPAFGNWDYCDELPITQYFESARQAGLIRGHYFAEDGDLFKVPVPVKPTQHHYHHHHKKLRKGAGETLRNGKEQQRKQGRVYDVGGQSPRKPRAPKAVDEDLYKIPPELLYQKPRRDAPEFVVRVLGTRLHRLRME; this is encoded by the exons ATGGAG GACATGAAGAGGTGCCAGATACCGGCGTTTGGGAACTGGGACTACTGCGACGAGCTCCCCATTACCCAGTATTTCGAGTCAGCAAGGCAGGCCGGTTTGATCCGTGGCCATTACTTTGCAGAGGATGGTGATCTATTCAAGGTGCCAGTGCCTGTGAAGCCAACTCAACATCACTACCACCACCACCACAAAAAG CTGAGGAAGGGGGCAGGAGAGACGCTGCGGAATGGGAAGGAGCAGCAGAGGAAGCAGGGGAGGGTGTATGATGTGGGCGGTCAGAGCCCAAGAAAGCCAAGAGCTCCCAAGGCGGTGGATGAAGACTTGTACAAGATCCCACCGGAGCTCCTCTACCAAAAGCCTAGGAGG GATGCTCCGGAGTTTGTGGTCAGGGTGCTTGGGACTCGACTGCATCGCCTGAGAATGGAGTGA